In the genome of Pristis pectinata isolate sPriPec2 chromosome 10, sPriPec2.1.pri, whole genome shotgun sequence, one region contains:
- the hsdl1 gene encoding inactive hydroxysteroid dehydrogenase-like protein 1 isoform X2, producing the protein MSQVGGVFDCASCFTKTARGAADGIGKAYAEELARQGIDLILISHDQNKLEAMATAITEKFNIEVFIIEADFTKGRETYQPIQEALKDKEIGILVNSVDVPTDYPQFFLNVSEDKLWELINVNIAATNMMIRIVLPGMVQRKKGAIVNISSGYCCKPTPQMATYSSTKVYLDHFSRALHCEYAPKGIFVQSLLPFSITTKGARHSDGLHFFSWLAPSANVYVRHAISTLGISNRTPGYWMHSIQFLFAQYIPEWLWIWGATLMNNRLSKRATHKL; encoded by the exons GTGCAGCAGATGGGATTGGTAAAGCCTATGCCGAGGAGTTGGCTAGGCAAGGCATTGATCTGATTCTTATTAGCCATGATCAAAACAAGCTGGAAGCCATGGCCACAGCCATTACAGAAAAGTTTAACATTGAAGTCTTCATAATAGAAGCTGATTTTACTAAAGGACGGGAGACTTACCAACCAATTCAAGAAGCTCTGAAGGATAAGGAAATAGGTATTCTGGTGAATAGTGTGGATGTGCCCACTGATTATCCACAgtttttcttaaatgtttccGAGGATAAACTCTGGGAACTTATAAATGTAAATATTGCTGCAACCAACATGATGATTCGCATTGTATTACCAGGAATGGTACAAAGGAAGAAGGGAGCTATTGTTAATATTTCTTCAGGGTATTGCTGTAAGCCTACACCACAGATGGCCACATATTCAAGTACCAAG GTGTATTTAGACCATTTTAGCAGAGCTTTGCACTGTGAATATGCACCCAAAGGAATCTTTGTTCAGAGCTTATTGCCATTCTCTATAACAACTAAAGGAGCCAGGCACAGCGATGGTCTGCATTTCTTCTCCTGGCTAGCACCATCAGCTAATGTTTATGTACGCCATGCAATTTCAACCCTTGGAATATCCAACAGGACTCCAGGTTACTGGATGCATTCAATACAG tttttatttgccCAGTACATACCTGAATGGCTGTGGATATGGGGAGCTACTCTGATGAACAATAGATTGTCCAAACGTGCAACACACAAGTTGTaa
- the hsdl1 gene encoding inactive hydroxysteroid dehydrogenase-like protein 1 isoform X1, which translates to MAAVDSFQLLYWQIARTCNVYADALAVLGAWYVAKKSIRFVCDFYSMVRLHFIPRLVSRRYLLKHYGKWAMVTGAADGIGKAYAEELARQGIDLILISHDQNKLEAMATAITEKFNIEVFIIEADFTKGRETYQPIQEALKDKEIGILVNSVDVPTDYPQFFLNVSEDKLWELINVNIAATNMMIRIVLPGMVQRKKGAIVNISSGYCCKPTPQMATYSSTKVYLDHFSRALHCEYAPKGIFVQSLLPFSITTKGARHSDGLHFFSWLAPSANVYVRHAISTLGISNRTPGYWMHSIQFLFAQYIPEWLWIWGATLMNNRLSKRATHKL; encoded by the exons ATGGCAGCAGTTGATAGTTTCCAACTACTGTACTGGCAGATTGCCAGGACGTGTAATGTCTACGCTGATGCATTAGCTGTTCTGGGAGCGTGGTATGTGGCAAAGAAAAGTATCCGCTTTGTCTGCGATTTCTACAGCATGGTCAGACTCCATTTCATCCCGAGATTGGTGAGCAGGAGATACCTGCTCAAACACTATGGCAAATGGGCCATGGTAACCG GTGCAGCAGATGGGATTGGTAAAGCCTATGCCGAGGAGTTGGCTAGGCAAGGCATTGATCTGATTCTTATTAGCCATGATCAAAACAAGCTGGAAGCCATGGCCACAGCCATTACAGAAAAGTTTAACATTGAAGTCTTCATAATAGAAGCTGATTTTACTAAAGGACGGGAGACTTACCAACCAATTCAAGAAGCTCTGAAGGATAAGGAAATAGGTATTCTGGTGAATAGTGTGGATGTGCCCACTGATTATCCACAgtttttcttaaatgtttccGAGGATAAACTCTGGGAACTTATAAATGTAAATATTGCTGCAACCAACATGATGATTCGCATTGTATTACCAGGAATGGTACAAAGGAAGAAGGGAGCTATTGTTAATATTTCTTCAGGGTATTGCTGTAAGCCTACACCACAGATGGCCACATATTCAAGTACCAAG GTGTATTTAGACCATTTTAGCAGAGCTTTGCACTGTGAATATGCACCCAAAGGAATCTTTGTTCAGAGCTTATTGCCATTCTCTATAACAACTAAAGGAGCCAGGCACAGCGATGGTCTGCATTTCTTCTCCTGGCTAGCACCATCAGCTAATGTTTATGTACGCCATGCAATTTCAACCCTTGGAATATCCAACAGGACTCCAGGTTACTGGATGCATTCAATACAG tttttatttgccCAGTACATACCTGAATGGCTGTGGATATGGGGAGCTACTCTGATGAACAATAGATTGTCCAAACGTGCAACACACAAGTTGTaa